From a region of the Syngnathus typhle isolate RoL2023-S1 ecotype Sweden linkage group LG12, RoL_Styp_1.0, whole genome shotgun sequence genome:
- the LOC133163084 gene encoding ubiquitin-conjugating enzyme E2 L3-like produces the protein MTSARRLAKELEELRKSGFREFRNIQVDESNILSWQGLIVPESPPYDKGAFRVEINFPTQYPFKPPRITFRTKIYHPNVDEKGHVCLAIISHENWKPATRTSQVIQCLISLVNVPQPERPLRAELANEYTEDRAQFMRNAEEFTRMHGETRPED, from the exons ATGACTTCCGCCAGGAGACTGGCCAAG GAGCTGGAGGAACTGCGCAAATCGGGCTTCCGAGAATTCCGCAACATCCAAGTGGACGAATCCAACATTTTAAGCTGGCAGGGTCTCATCGTGCCC GAAAGCCCCCCTTACGACAAAGGAGCCTTTCGGGTGGAGATTAACTTCCCGACCCAGTACCCCTTCAAGCCCCCCAGGATCACCTTCAGGACCAAAATCTACCATCCCAACGTGGACGAGAAGGGTCACGTGTGCTTGGCCATAATCAGCCATGAGAACTGGAAGCCCGCCACCAGGACCTCCCAAG TCATCCAGTGTCTGATCTCGCTGGTCAACGTGCCGCAGCCCGAACGGCCACTGCGGGCCGAGCTGGCCAACGAGTACACGGAAGACCGGGCGCAGTTCATGAGGAACGCCGAGGAGTTCACCAGGATGCATGGCGAGACCCGACCCGAGGACTGA